One region of Streptomyces capillispiralis genomic DNA includes:
- a CDS encoding ketosynthase chain-length factor: MTATATRPVITGLGVAAPTGLGADAHWSAVVEGANGIAEITRFDASGYRVRLAGEVPGFEAAAHIPSRLLPQTDHMTRLALYAADEALKDSGIDLTALSPYEAGVSSASSMGGFEFGQRELQNLWSKGGQFVSAYQSFAWFYAVNTGQISIRHGMKGPSSAVVTDQAGGLDAIGHARRQIRKGTKVMLAGGVDGALCPLGLAGQLASGRLSTEDRPDRAYLPFDEAASGHVPGEGGAYLVLEDPVSAEERGARVYGELAGYAATFDPDPRAPGADGLERAIRAALADADRTPDAIAVVFADAAGVPDADRAEAAALAAVFGPRGVRVAVPKAQTGRLYAGGAALDVVSALLALRDGSIPPTAHVTSVAADCPVDLVTGEARPLLGDAALVLARGEGGFNAAAVVTRTS; encoded by the coding sequence GTGACGGCCACCGCCACCCGCCCCGTGATCACCGGCCTCGGCGTGGCCGCCCCCACCGGCCTCGGCGCCGACGCCCACTGGTCGGCCGTCGTCGAGGGCGCGAACGGCATCGCGGAGATCACCCGTTTCGACGCCTCCGGTTACCGGGTGCGGCTCGCCGGCGAGGTGCCCGGCTTCGAGGCCGCCGCGCACATCCCGAGCCGGCTGCTGCCACAGACCGACCACATGACCCGCCTCGCCCTGTACGCGGCGGACGAGGCCCTGAAGGACAGCGGCATCGATCTCACCGCCCTCTCCCCCTACGAGGCGGGCGTCTCCTCGGCCTCGTCGATGGGCGGCTTCGAGTTCGGCCAGCGCGAGCTGCAGAACCTGTGGAGCAAGGGCGGCCAGTTCGTCAGCGCGTACCAGTCCTTCGCCTGGTTCTACGCCGTCAACACCGGCCAGATCTCGATCCGGCACGGGATGAAGGGACCGAGCAGCGCCGTCGTCACCGACCAGGCCGGCGGCCTCGACGCGATCGGGCACGCGCGGCGGCAGATCCGCAAGGGCACGAAGGTGATGCTCGCGGGCGGGGTCGACGGCGCCCTGTGCCCGCTCGGCCTCGCGGGTCAGCTCGCCTCCGGCCGGCTCAGCACCGAGGACCGCCCCGATCGCGCGTACCTGCCCTTCGACGAGGCGGCCTCGGGCCATGTCCCGGGCGAGGGAGGCGCGTACCTGGTCCTGGAGGACCCGGTGTCCGCCGAGGAGCGCGGTGCCCGCGTGTACGGCGAACTCGCCGGGTACGCGGCCACGTTCGACCCCGATCCGCGCGCCCCCGGGGCCGACGGTCTGGAGCGCGCGATCCGCGCCGCCCTGGCGGACGCGGACCGCACGCCCGACGCCATCGCCGTCGTCTTCGCGGACGCGGCCGGCGTACCCGACGCGGACCGTGCCGAAGCGGCCGCGCTGGCCGCGGTGTTCGGCCCCCGCGGGGTGCGGGTCGCGGTACCGAAGGCGCAGACCGGCCGCCTGTACGCGGGCGGTGCCGCCCTCGACGTGGTGTCCGCGCTGCTCGCCCTGCGCGACGGCAGCATCCCCCCGACCGCGCACGTCACCTCGGTCGCCGCGGACTGCCCCGTGGACCTGGTGACGGGCGAGGCGCGCCCGCTCCTCGGTGACGCGGCACTGGTCCTGGCCCGCGGTGAAGGCGGCTTCAACGCCGCCGCGGTGGTCACGCGCACGAGCTGA
- a CDS encoding acyl carrier protein — translation MSANGVTALSIDDFTRILRESAGEDEGVDLSGDIADVSFTDLGYDSLALLEVAGRITRAYGVALPDEDLDGAETPRAFVELVNASLSGS, via the coding sequence ATGAGCGCCAACGGGGTCACGGCACTGAGCATCGACGACTTCACCCGTATCCTGCGCGAGTCGGCCGGCGAGGACGAGGGTGTCGACCTGAGCGGAGACATCGCCGACGTGTCGTTCACGGACCTCGGCTACGACTCCCTCGCCCTGCTGGAGGTGGCCGGCCGTATCACCCGCGCCTACGGGGTCGCCCTTCCCGACGAGGACCTGGACGGCGCCGAGACCCCCCGGGCCTTCGTCGAACTGGTCAACGCGTCCCTGTCGGGAAGCTGA